From the Kogia breviceps isolate mKogBre1 chromosome 10, mKogBre1 haplotype 1, whole genome shotgun sequence genome, the window ACAGGGATATTTCTCGGAAGCTGCAACAGGAGAAGGACAAAGTAGCAACTACATCAACAATCCCATCAGAGACACCAAGGATCCATGAGGAGGCAGCCATGAGTCCACAGACTTTCCAGTTCATGAGATTAGGGTACTGAAGAGGGTAGCAGATGGCAACATAGTGGTCATAGGCCATGACAGCAAACAAGAAGCCCTCAGCACCAAATAGGGACACATAGAAGAATATCTGGGCTTCACATCCTGCTACAGAAATGGACTTCCTGCCAGAGAGGTAGTTGCAGGCCATCTTGGGTACAGTGGTGCAGATGAGCATGAGGTCCATGAGGGAGAGTTGGCTGAGGAGGAAGTACATGGGGGTGTGGAACCGGGTGTCCAGGTAGATGAGGAGAACCATGAGAGCGTTTGCCAAGAGCGCCACTGTGAAGAGGCCCAGGACCAGAGAGAACAGAAAGATATGAGTGGGCATGTGACTAAAAATTCCCATCAAGATGAAGTCAG encodes:
- the LOC131763364 gene encoding LOW QUALITY PROTEIN: olfactory receptor 2M2-like (The sequence of the model RefSeq protein was modified relative to this genomic sequence to represent the inferred CDS: deleted 1 base in 1 codon), whose protein sequence is MVLLIYLDTRFHTPMYFLLSQLSLMDLMLICTTVPKMACNYLSGRKSISVAGCEAQIFFYVSLFGAEGFLFAVMAYDHYVAICYPLQYPNLMNWKVCGLMAASSWILGVSDGIVDVVATLSFSCCSFREISLFFCDIPALLCLSCTDTSTIETSIFSCCVLMLLFPLSLIIISYAHVIITVGLMSSGEGRHKAFTTCTSHLIVVVMYYGAAMFMYMRSISKHSPTQDRMVSTLYTILTPMLIPFTYSLWNKDVAKGTKEGEI